Proteins from a genomic interval of Notoacmeibacter ruber:
- a CDS encoding FecCD family ABC transporter permease, whose protein sequence is MKRLRSTDGRPILSGPAGLQIPLHDLAAAALLIVIGLVLSAISINLGVTRVALANLVTGELSASERYALFDVRLPRILLGFMAGWSVAIAGAVLQSLARNPLADPGLLGISQGSMVTIMLLLVFLPTINPTFIPIAALIGGLAVALALILLTGRQAASGLAVLLMGIAIETSLSSILSILLLYLPPDLSYAMADWLAGSLSLASLGAAISYLPWFAASIVCTLLIGPKLRVIELGPSLALSLGEPTGRTQPLALLGAVLISSAAVTAVGPLIFLGVMAPHLSNFISPATGRARLVLSGLTGGLLVIAADILTRALPGTIGLPIGLGLTLVGVPLFILTLRLRTMRENHIH, encoded by the coding sequence ATGAAGCGGCTTCGCTCGACCGATGGCAGGCCCATCCTCTCGGGTCCCGCAGGGCTGCAAATCCCGCTGCATGATCTGGCGGCGGCGGCTCTTCTCATCGTGATCGGTCTCGTGCTCTCCGCCATCTCGATCAATCTCGGCGTCACCCGCGTCGCGCTCGCCAATCTCGTCACCGGCGAGCTTTCGGCCTCCGAACGCTATGCCCTATTCGACGTTCGTCTGCCGCGGATCCTTCTTGGCTTCATGGCCGGCTGGTCAGTCGCCATAGCGGGCGCTGTCCTGCAATCGCTCGCCCGCAACCCGCTGGCCGATCCGGGCCTTCTCGGTATCAGCCAAGGATCGATGGTGACGATCATGTTGCTGCTCGTCTTCCTGCCGACGATCAATCCCACCTTCATCCCCATTGCCGCGCTCATCGGCGGACTGGCTGTCGCGCTCGCGCTCATTCTTTTGACCGGGCGGCAGGCCGCCAGCGGGCTTGCCGTTCTCCTGATGGGGATCGCGATCGAGACGTCGTTGTCCTCGATCCTCTCGATCCTTCTTCTCTATCTGCCGCCTGATCTTTCCTACGCGATGGCCGACTGGCTAGCCGGCTCGCTATCTCTCGCAAGTCTCGGTGCGGCAATTAGCTATCTGCCCTGGTTCGCCGCAAGCATCGTCTGCACCCTTCTGATCGGTCCAAAACTCCGCGTCATCGAACTCGGCCCTTCGCTCGCGCTGTCGCTCGGCGAGCCGACCGGACGCACTCAGCCTCTTGCGCTTCTTGGCGCCGTTCTCATCAGTTCCGCAGCGGTGACGGCTGTCGGGCCGCTTATCTTTCTTGGCGTGATGGCGCCGCATCTCTCCAACTTCATCTCGCCGGCGACCGGTCGCGCACGGCTTGTCCTCTCCGGCCTTACAGGCGGGCTTCTCGTCATCGCGGCCGATATTCTGACGCGGGCCTTGCCCGGCACGATCGGCCTTCCCATCGGCCTTGGTCTGACGCTGGTCGGCGTGCCGCTTTTTATCCTGACGCTTCGTCTGCGAACGATGCGCGAAAACCATATTCATTAA
- a CDS encoding FecCD family ABC transporter permease, translating to MRKQLGFLALAATLILLIAGELSIGPEGVTPGLVIAALTAFDPQNYDHAIIFHQRLPRVLIALYVGTVTACGGAVLQSLTRNPLAAPSTLGITGGATFFVVTAAFLFDLGLQWQGVAGLVGGVAGFAVAVLVARATGRGNDPRGLALILSGALTGLLLTGAANAVLLSDPSRRTSFLGWLSGNINHVYIDRLALFWWVGAAALVVLALLSRSITMIAIGADRAAAAGVDVGRVSGAALLAVCLGTASAVAICGPVAFVGLVVPHMVRPLTGLGLSRLMPAAAVAGASICLAADLIGRLAFQPYTVSTGVLMDAIGGIAFALLVRRHYIASPGRSTA from the coding sequence ATGAGAAAGCAGCTCGGCTTCCTCGCACTCGCTGCCACCTTGATCCTGTTGATCGCAGGCGAATTGTCGATCGGTCCGGAGGGAGTGACGCCGGGCCTGGTGATCGCGGCATTGACCGCATTCGATCCGCAAAACTACGATCACGCCATCATCTTCCATCAACGGCTGCCGCGCGTTCTGATCGCCCTCTATGTCGGAACGGTCACGGCCTGCGGCGGCGCGGTTCTTCAGTCCCTGACGCGCAATCCGCTCGCCGCGCCGTCAACGCTCGGCATCACCGGCGGCGCGACCTTTTTCGTCGTCACGGCCGCCTTCCTGTTCGATCTCGGCCTTCAATGGCAAGGCGTTGCCGGACTTGTAGGCGGCGTTGCGGGGTTCGCCGTCGCCGTTCTCGTCGCTCGCGCAACGGGGCGGGGAAATGATCCACGCGGCCTTGCCCTCATCCTCTCCGGCGCATTGACCGGTCTTCTCCTGACCGGCGCGGCGAACGCCGTACTCCTCTCCGATCCCTCCCGCCGGACCAGTTTCCTCGGCTGGCTGAGCGGCAACATCAACCATGTCTATATTGATCGTCTTGCACTGTTCTGGTGGGTCGGCGCAGCCGCGCTCGTCGTCCTCGCTTTGCTTTCCCGTTCGATCACCATGATCGCGATCGGAGCCGACCGCGCCGCAGCGGCGGGTGTCGATGTCGGAAGGGTCTCCGGAGCCGCTCTTCTTGCCGTCTGCCTCGGCACGGCATCCGCCGTTGCCATCTGTGGGCCGGTCGCCTTTGTCGGCCTCGTCGTGCCGCATATGGTTCGGCCGCTCACCGGACTTGGCCTTTCGCGGCTCATGCCGGCGGCTGCCGTGGCCGGGGCGTCCATCTGCCTCGCAGCCGATCTTATCGGACGTCTCGCCTTCCAGCCCTACACGGTCAGCACCGGCGTCCTCATGGATGCGATCGGCGGCATCGCCTTCGCGCTTCTCGTCCGTCGGCATTATATCGCCTCGCCAGGCCGGAGCACGGCATGA
- a CDS encoding ABC transporter ATP-binding protein — MVLAVRDIDASYGKRPVLSDLSVTFRRGVLTALIGPNGCGKSTLLKAILRLVDVSNGKVTLDGQDIETLGRRDLARRVAYLPQESACPDYMTLGELVELGGHARRMLLGGPSDEDRRLFADALRIVGLEKMAHRQMNTLSGGQRQRAWIAMVLAQNADIILMDEPVNHLDVTYQYSVLELIRDLIETHGKTVVAVLHDLNLAAAFADDVVMMAEGRIVSVGPVRETLDEGNIRRVFGVDADVFERGGRLVCLPQRAERTPSRHLSFHP; from the coding sequence TTGGTTCTGGCCGTTCGCGACATTGATGCATCTTACGGAAAGCGGCCGGTTCTGTCCGATCTCAGCGTCACCTTTCGGCGGGGCGTTCTCACAGCGCTGATAGGACCCAACGGGTGCGGCAAATCCACGCTTCTGAAGGCGATATTACGGCTCGTCGATGTCTCGAACGGAAAGGTCACGCTCGACGGCCAGGATATCGAAACGCTCGGTCGCCGCGATCTGGCACGCAGGGTCGCCTACCTACCGCAGGAAAGCGCCTGCCCGGATTATATGACGCTCGGCGAACTGGTGGAACTTGGCGGCCATGCCCGCCGCATGCTGCTGGGCGGGCCGTCGGATGAGGATCGCCGCCTCTTTGCCGATGCGCTTCGGATCGTCGGCCTGGAGAAGATGGCGCATCGTCAGATGAACACGCTTTCCGGCGGTCAGCGCCAGCGGGCATGGATCGCCATGGTACTTGCCCAGAACGCCGACATCATCCTGATGGACGAGCCGGTCAACCATCTCGACGTCACCTATCAATATTCGGTCCTCGAACTGATCCGCGACCTGATCGAGACCCATGGAAAGACCGTTGTCGCCGTGCTGCACGATCTCAACCTCGCAGCCGCCTTTGCCGACGATGTCGTCATGATGGCGGAGGGGCGGATCGTCAGCGTCGGACCGGTTCGCGAGACGCTTGATGAGGGCAATATCCGCCGCGTCTTCGGCGTCGATGCCGATGTGTTCGAACGCGGCGGGCGGCTCGTCTGTCTGCCGCAACGGGCCGAACGCACACCCTCTCGCCATTTATCGTTTCACCCATGA